The Sphingobacterium bambusae genome includes a window with the following:
- a CDS encoding acylphosphatase: MKHLKIQVFGKVQQVYFRLTTKAVADQLGVKGFVMNKPDGSVYIEAEADDFALASLLDFCQEGPDRAEVTDVKSTEGDLQGFKNFEVLKRIK, encoded by the coding sequence ATGAAGCATTTGAAGATACAAGTTTTTGGCAAGGTACAACAAGTCTATTTCCGATTAACGACGAAAGCTGTCGCTGACCAATTAGGGGTTAAAGGTTTCGTGATGAATAAGCCAGACGGTAGTGTTTATATCGAGGCGGAAGCAGATGACTTTGCATTGGCTTCCCTATTGGACTTTTGCCAAGAAGGGCCTGATCGTGCAGAGGTTACGGACGTTAAATCAACCGAAGGCGATCTGCAAGGCTTCAAGAATTTCGAAGTTTTAAAAAGAATCAAATAA
- the porK gene encoding T9SS ring complex lipoprotein PorK/GldK: MRLHRYHVLVVLILCLTTLFSCKGPTNSGELVGVRLNKLKANKTPHGMVLIPGGTFIMGQSDEDITFSQTAQNRQVTIASFYMDDTEISNSEYRQFVNWVRDSILITNFLADDSYFVQGNNDERYIDWKKVNSNSPWSMKDQAVRDRLSSMYYQGEDRIFGKNELDVRLLKYHFEWFDLRAATAARGDRSRSRSEFIMRDTMLIYPDTTVWLNDFSYAQNEPMVEGYFSHPSFDDYPVVGVTWRQAQAFNTWRTRLFNNAAASNKQMERLPYQLPSEAEWEYAARGGKVGMQFPWGGPTARNAKGCLMANFKPGRGNYMDDGAAYTAPVYSYWPNDFGLYNMAGNVAEWTQSSYNESANSFVHDMNPTYTYHAKASDHETLKRKVIRGGSWKDVGFFLQNGARQYEYQDTAKSYIGFRSVTRYVGVANR, encoded by the coding sequence ATGAGATTGCATCGATACCACGTATTGGTTGTGTTAATTCTTTGCCTGACAACGCTTTTTAGCTGTAAGGGGCCGACGAATTCCGGTGAATTGGTCGGTGTAAGGCTTAATAAATTGAAAGCAAATAAGACACCTCATGGCATGGTTTTGATCCCTGGTGGCACATTTATCATGGGCCAATCCGATGAGGACATTACTTTTTCGCAAACCGCCCAAAACAGGCAAGTAACCATCGCTTCGTTTTATATGGATGACACAGAGATATCGAATAGCGAATACCGGCAATTTGTAAATTGGGTGCGTGATTCCATCCTTATTACCAATTTTTTAGCGGATGACAGTTATTTTGTACAAGGTAATAATGATGAGCGATATATCGATTGGAAAAAAGTGAACAGCAATTCGCCTTGGAGCATGAAGGACCAAGCCGTTCGAGATCGTTTATCCAGCATGTACTATCAAGGCGAAGATCGTATTTTTGGTAAGAATGAACTGGATGTACGCCTGTTAAAATATCATTTTGAATGGTTCGACCTTCGTGCGGCCACCGCTGCTCGAGGCGATCGTAGCCGCTCCCGCTCGGAGTTTATCATGCGCGATACGATGTTGATCTATCCGGATACCACCGTTTGGTTGAACGATTTCAGTTATGCACAGAATGAACCCATGGTAGAAGGTTATTTTTCACATCCCTCGTTTGACGACTACCCCGTTGTGGGCGTAACCTGGCGACAAGCACAGGCATTTAATACTTGGCGCACACGCTTATTCAACAATGCTGCCGCTTCCAACAAGCAAATGGAACGTTTACCTTATCAATTGCCTTCGGAGGCCGAATGGGAATATGCCGCCCGTGGTGGAAAAGTAGGGATGCAGTTCCCTTGGGGAGGTCCTACAGCACGTAACGCCAAAGGGTGCCTGATGGCGAACTTTAAACCCGGACGTGGAAATTACATGGATGATGGCGCTGCTTATACCGCGCCAGTTTATTCCTACTGGCCTAATGATTTTGGACTATATAACATGGCCGGTAATGTCGCCGAATGGACACAGTCGAGTTATAATGAATCCGCAAATTCTTTTGTGCACGATATGAACCCGACCTACACCTATCATGCGAAGGCTTCCGATCACGAAACATTAAAACGAAAAGTGATCCGCGGTGGTTCTTGGAAAGATGTGGGTTTCTTTCTGCAAAACGGAGCTCGTCAATATGAGTATCAGGATACAGCTAAATCCTACATCGGTTTTCGCTCGGTGACCCGCTACGTGGGCGTGGCGAATCGATAG
- the dusB gene encoding tRNA dihydrouridine synthase DusB has product MAVKIGEHIDLGEFPLLLAPMEDVSDPPFRYVCKQNGVDMMYTEFISSEGLIRDAAKSRQKLDIFEYERPIGIQIFGSDIAHMRQSAEICTLANPDLIDINYGCPVKNVVCKGAGSSLLQDVDKMVAMTKAVVEATHLPVTVKTRLGWDDNTKNIYEVAERLQDIGIKALAIHGRTRAQMYKGQADWRMIREVKQNPRVKIPIFGNGDVDSVEKAAAWRQEFEVDGIMIGRASIGYPWIFREIKHFFQTGERLEGPTIAERVEVCKTHLTKSIEWKGEKTGIFEMRRHYANYFKGIPNFKEYRMQLVGLQNHQEILEVLEEINDKFAEEVVS; this is encoded by the coding sequence ATGGCTGTTAAGATAGGAGAACATATTGATCTAGGGGAATTCCCGCTGTTGCTGGCACCAATGGAAGATGTGAGCGACCCTCCATTCCGTTACGTATGTAAACAGAACGGTGTGGATATGATGTATACCGAGTTCATTTCATCTGAAGGCCTTATTCGCGATGCGGCAAAATCAAGACAGAAACTGGACATCTTTGAATACGAACGTCCTATCGGGATACAGATCTTCGGATCGGATATCGCACATATGCGTCAGTCTGCGGAAATATGTACTTTAGCCAACCCGGATTTAATTGACATCAATTACGGTTGTCCTGTAAAAAATGTAGTATGTAAGGGAGCTGGATCATCGCTTTTACAGGATGTCGACAAAATGGTGGCTATGACCAAGGCGGTTGTGGAGGCCACGCATCTGCCGGTGACGGTAAAAACACGACTAGGCTGGGATGACAATACCAAAAACATCTACGAAGTAGCCGAACGTCTTCAAGATATAGGTATCAAGGCTTTGGCGATCCACGGGCGCACGCGTGCCCAAATGTATAAAGGACAGGCCGATTGGCGCATGATACGCGAAGTGAAACAAAATCCGCGGGTTAAAATCCCAATTTTTGGAAATGGCGATGTAGACTCGGTGGAAAAAGCGGCAGCTTGGCGTCAAGAGTTTGAAGTGGATGGTATCATGATCGGTCGCGCATCGATCGGATATCCATGGATATTCCGAGAGATAAAACATTTCTTTCAAACAGGCGAAAGATTGGAGGGGCCAACTATCGCTGAGCGGGTGGAGGTTTGCAAAACCCACCTCACAAAGTCTATTGAATGGAAGGGCGAGAAGACCGGCATATTCGAAATGCGTAGGCATTATGCGAATTACTTCAAAGGTATTCCCAACTTCAAAGAATACCGTATGCAACTGGTAGGACTCCAAAATCATCAAGAGATATTGGAAGTCCTCGAAGAAATTAATGATAAGTTTGCAGAAGAGGTCGTTTCATAG
- a CDS encoding DNA-3-methyladenine glycosylase I, translating to MKQAEQIRCPWCGTDELYVKYHDEEWGKPVSDDKTLFEFLVLESAQAGLSWITILRRREGYREAFSDFDYRAVAQYGPEKIEELVQDSGIIRHRGKIEATVKNAQIFMAIQQEFGSFYNYLYSFMPGNSSVVNSLHDMKSAATHTAESDAIAKDLKKRGIKFFGTTICYAFMQAVGMVDDHLNSCAFKRTA from the coding sequence ATGAAGCAAGCCGAACAGATCCGTTGCCCTTGGTGTGGAACCGATGAACTCTATGTGAAATACCACGACGAAGAGTGGGGCAAACCGGTAAGCGACGATAAAACGCTCTTTGAGTTTCTAGTGCTGGAATCGGCACAGGCTGGACTTAGTTGGATCACGATCCTGCGTCGCAGAGAGGGATACCGCGAGGCTTTTAGCGATTTCGATTACCGCGCTGTCGCACAATATGGTCCCGAAAAAATCGAAGAATTGGTCCAGGATAGCGGCATTATCCGACACCGAGGAAAAATAGAGGCCACCGTAAAAAACGCACAGATTTTCATGGCCATACAACAAGAGTTCGGATCGTTCTACAACTATTTATATAGCTTCATGCCTGGCAACAGCTCTGTGGTCAATTCACTGCATGACATGAAGTCTGCAGCCACACACACGGCGGAATCAGACGCTATCGCCAAAGACCTGAAAAAGCGAGGGATCAAATTCTTTGGAACAACCATTTGCTATGCTTTCATGCAGGCCGTAGGCATGGTAGATGACCATCTGAATAGCTGCGCATTCAAGCGAACAGCATAA
- a CDS encoding lipopolysaccharide biosynthesis protein, with the protein MSVVKRFLGDTAVYGLSTIVSRLLNFVLTPLFTAKFSASLYGIFTNVYSWSAFINTFLAFGMETTYFRYLQKVDAEDRPKVANNTFLITLVTAVTFLVCLVSLLDPIASWFGRKGMQPVADYKFYVLSMGFTLAADALAVVPFAKLRSQNRPIRYSVLKFCNILVFVGLNIMFLIVLPWFLGKYSEFQTYFSWFREGWLGYVFLSNFVASMVTLIMLMRDMKGFRLRMDVNMVRSMLSYSLPIFVANVSFIINEHLDKILMPSLLPEHIGERDLGIYGAIGKIAIFLSIFVQAFRLGAEPFFFSYAKNENARKTYALIMEYFVIAMMLVMVGLSMNIEWLKYFIEGGSAKETAEYWSGIGYIPIILFNYVLLGIYMNLSVWYKLSDQTKYGLYISGFGAIVTIVLCYLAIPRWSYVGAIFVTSIAYVVMLALSYYWGQRNYAIPYRVKKIGMHMCIGSLLVYLNYTFFYRNVWSGNVFLLVYIVLIFVSERKFVSKIFQT; encoded by the coding sequence GTGTCTGTCGTTAAAAGATTTTTAGGTGATACTGCAGTCTATGGACTGTCCACGATTGTTTCACGTTTGCTCAATTTCGTGTTAACACCGCTATTTACGGCGAAATTCTCCGCATCGCTGTATGGTATCTTTACAAATGTCTATTCTTGGTCAGCATTTATCAACACATTCTTAGCCTTCGGGATGGAGACAACCTATTTCCGATATCTACAGAAAGTAGATGCTGAAGATCGACCTAAGGTTGCCAACAATACTTTTTTGATCACCCTTGTTACGGCTGTGACTTTTTTAGTGTGCTTAGTGTCGCTGCTGGATCCGATAGCATCTTGGTTTGGTCGGAAAGGGATGCAGCCCGTCGCGGACTACAAATTCTATGTGCTATCCATGGGATTTACCTTAGCTGCAGATGCGTTGGCGGTTGTTCCTTTTGCAAAATTGCGTTCTCAGAATAGGCCTATTCGCTACAGTGTATTGAAGTTTTGTAATATTTTGGTTTTTGTGGGCCTGAATATCATGTTTTTGATTGTTTTACCCTGGTTTTTGGGCAAGTATAGTGAATTCCAAACTTATTTTTCCTGGTTTCGCGAGGGCTGGTTGGGATATGTTTTTCTTTCAAATTTTGTCGCTAGTATGGTTACATTAATTATGCTGATGCGAGATATGAAAGGGTTCAGGCTTCGGATGGATGTCAATATGGTGAGATCCATGCTATCCTACAGCTTGCCGATATTTGTTGCCAATGTTTCATTTATTATTAATGAACATCTAGATAAGATTTTGATGCCGAGCTTATTGCCTGAGCATATTGGTGAGCGCGATTTAGGTATTTATGGGGCAATCGGTAAGATTGCGATCTTCCTCAGTATTTTTGTTCAAGCGTTTAGGTTGGGGGCAGAGCCGTTTTTCTTTTCCTATGCAAAAAATGAAAATGCCCGAAAAACATATGCACTGATCATGGAATACTTCGTTATTGCCATGATGCTCGTCATGGTGGGACTATCGATGAATATCGAGTGGTTAAAGTATTTTATCGAGGGGGGAAGCGCGAAAGAAACGGCGGAATATTGGTCAGGTATAGGCTACATTCCTATAATTTTATTTAACTACGTCTTGTTGGGCATATATATGAACCTTTCCGTTTGGTACAAGCTTTCTGATCAAACGAAATATGGTTTATATATTTCTGGTTTTGGGGCTATAGTTACAATTGTTTTGTGCTATCTAGCTATTCCACGTTGGAGTTATGTGGGGGCGATTTTCGTTACGTCTATCGCCTATGTTGTTATGTTGGCTTTGTCTTACTACTGGGGGCAAAGAAACTATGCTATCCCGTACCGTGTAAAAAAGATTGGGATGCATATGTGTATAGGATCATTGCTAGTTTACTTGAATTATACTTTTTTTTACCGCAATGTGTGGTCCGGAAATGTTTTTCTTTTAGTATATATTGTTCTGATTTTTGTCTCTGAAAGAAAATTTGTCTCGAAAATATTTCAAACATAA
- a CDS encoding DUF4271 domain-containing protein: MYWLKRIVFSSLFCVVSLLGVCQVDSVDRKIVVDSIAANELHLDTFNYVYPPEDRPHELLQRFLAEIELRSVSLEKSLAFGKEKGALASVQGMEKSGRPTWVLLSVFGLFLAVGIVRLLFPGDFAMIVQAYYSERTLQQISKEDNMLTSWPYILLYLIFSLALGLFILLLDSAFLHHDALNWNNYLRTTAVVGLLFILKIILIRFISFVFEIGRVVREYVTVLYLVYFNSMLFLMPMLLAVTLIPANYFKFVLILFSVVVAMLFIYRFLRTAFRLFGNLKFSVFYLILYLCALEVAPILILVKTLSN, from the coding sequence ATGTATTGGTTGAAACGTATCGTATTCAGTAGTCTATTTTGTGTGGTTTCGCTGCTCGGCGTTTGCCAGGTAGATTCAGTCGATAGGAAAATCGTAGTAGATAGTATAGCGGCCAATGAGCTTCATCTGGATACCTTCAACTATGTTTATCCGCCTGAAGATAGGCCCCATGAATTGCTACAGCGCTTTCTTGCTGAAATTGAATTGCGTAGTGTCAGTTTAGAGAAAAGCTTGGCTTTTGGCAAAGAAAAAGGCGCTTTGGCGAGTGTACAGGGCATGGAAAAATCTGGGCGTCCTACTTGGGTTTTGCTTAGTGTTTTTGGATTGTTTCTGGCGGTCGGTATTGTTCGTTTGCTTTTTCCGGGCGACTTTGCTATGATTGTGCAGGCCTACTACAGCGAACGTACCCTGCAGCAAATTAGCAAGGAAGATAATATGCTCACCTCTTGGCCATACATTCTGCTTTACTTGATTTTTAGCTTGGCTTTGGGCTTGTTCATTTTGCTCCTAGATTCAGCTTTTTTGCACCATGATGCGCTAAATTGGAACAACTACCTGCGCACGACGGCAGTTGTAGGCTTACTGTTTATTTTAAAAATTATCTTAATTCGCTTTATATCATTTGTATTTGAAATCGGTCGGGTTGTCCGTGAATACGTGACGGTTTTGTATCTTGTTTATTTCAATAGCATGTTGTTTCTCATGCCCATGCTGTTGGCTGTTACATTGATACCGGCGAACTATTTTAAATTTGTGTTAATTTTATTTAGCGTGGTTGTGGCTATGTTGTTTATTTATAGGTTTTTGAGGACAGCTTTCCGTCTTTTTGGTAATCTTAAGTTTTCGGTTTTTTATTTAATTCTGTATCTTTGCGCACTCGAAGTAGCGCCGATTTTGATATTGGTAAAAACATTGAGCAATTAA
- a CDS encoding TonB-dependent receptor, translating to MCALLTFGQTSLKVAVKTLDQKPLIGATVELQGLTQSTNDEGIVTFNNLRAESATLKVRYVGYGAFAKHINPTQENSIQVVLQPNHRITGEVLVMATRATENSATTFKNISKEDLQRTNLGQDIPFLLDQTPSVVVGSDAGAGIGYTNMTIRGSNNQRINVTLNGIPLNDAESMGSFFVNLPDFASSTESIQIQRGIGTSTNGAGAFGASLNIQSDGLETSPYAELNNTFGSYNTWKNTVKVGSGLINDKFAFNGRLSRISSDGYIDRATSDLKSFYFDAGYYGAKHQLKATIFSGKEKTYQAWDGVPEELLETNRRYNGFEYANQTDNYTQTHHHLHYNYFASAQTTLNVALHYTRGKGYYEEYKTGQSFGGYGLAPINIRDTTINSTDLIRQRWLDNHFYGTVFSLSHKVNERHSFIFGGAANQYRGDHYGNVIWAQYASNSQLGDKYYFNDAEKNDINVYGKWNGQFGNLHLYTDLQYRFVDYTFEGFDHNRQLADVNVKHHFFNPKIGATYTLSSRANFYSSYAYGSKEPVRDDYVASSANARPRAEKMHNVEAGYRLRTEHVNIGANAYGMFYKDQLVLTGEINDVGGSIRENVPDSYRIGLELDAAWKISQQFLWKATAGLSENKIKNYTEYLSVLDENWEATSAPQVEKQYRSTNISFSPSVILSNEFSYRPIAPLELALASKYVSRQYLDNTSSVDRSVAPFFVNNLRLRYGFSLLGIQQIDANLAVNNIFNEKYESHGYTYGGISEADGSRLFGNAYYPQAETNILFGLNIRF from the coding sequence ATGTGCGCATTATTAACCTTCGGCCAAACATCATTGAAGGTCGCGGTAAAGACACTCGACCAAAAACCACTTATTGGCGCAACCGTTGAGCTGCAAGGTCTCACGCAATCGACAAACGATGAGGGTATCGTTACCTTCAACAACCTACGCGCGGAATCAGCCACGCTTAAAGTTCGTTATGTGGGTTACGGCGCATTCGCCAAGCATATCAACCCTACACAGGAGAATAGCATCCAAGTTGTTCTACAGCCTAACCATCGTATTACAGGCGAAGTATTGGTCATGGCCACCCGCGCCACCGAAAACTCCGCTACCACCTTCAAGAACATTTCGAAAGAAGATTTGCAACGCACCAATCTTGGACAAGACATCCCGTTCCTGTTGGATCAAACACCTTCCGTCGTTGTCGGATCAGACGCTGGAGCAGGCATTGGCTATACCAACATGACTATCCGCGGATCGAACAATCAACGAATTAACGTCACCTTGAACGGCATCCCGCTTAACGATGCGGAAAGCATGGGCTCTTTCTTCGTTAATTTACCCGATTTTGCCTCGAGTACGGAAAGTATCCAAATTCAACGTGGTATAGGAACATCCACCAATGGTGCCGGAGCCTTTGGTGCCTCCCTAAATATACAGTCCGATGGGCTAGAAACCAGCCCCTACGCCGAACTGAACAATACATTTGGATCCTACAATACTTGGAAAAACACGGTAAAAGTCGGATCAGGACTGATAAACGACAAGTTTGCTTTCAATGGACGTCTATCGCGGATAAGCTCCGATGGATATATAGACCGTGCAACATCTGATCTAAAATCATTCTATTTTGATGCTGGATATTATGGTGCGAAGCATCAGCTGAAGGCCACGATTTTCTCGGGTAAAGAGAAAACCTACCAAGCTTGGGATGGCGTACCGGAAGAACTATTGGAAACCAATCGCCGATACAATGGATTCGAGTATGCAAACCAAACAGATAATTACACGCAAACGCATCACCATCTACATTACAACTACTTTGCTTCAGCGCAAACGACGCTGAATGTAGCCCTGCACTACACACGTGGAAAGGGTTATTATGAAGAATATAAAACAGGGCAATCCTTCGGCGGCTACGGCCTTGCCCCCATCAACATCCGCGATACCACAATCAACAGCACCGATTTGATCAGGCAACGTTGGTTGGACAATCATTTTTATGGTACTGTCTTCTCCTTGAGCCATAAAGTCAACGAGCGCCATAGCTTTATTTTTGGTGGGGCTGCCAATCAATATCGTGGCGACCATTATGGAAACGTCATTTGGGCACAATACGCCTCGAACAGTCAGTTGGGCGATAAATATTACTTCAATGACGCCGAGAAGAACGATATCAATGTGTATGGTAAATGGAATGGGCAGTTTGGCAATCTTCACCTCTACACCGATCTGCAATATCGCTTTGTGGATTACACGTTTGAAGGTTTTGATCACAATAGGCAACTTGCAGACGTCAACGTCAAGCACCATTTCTTCAATCCGAAGATAGGTGCTACATATACGCTTTCCTCACGGGCCAATTTCTACAGCTCGTATGCCTATGGCAGCAAAGAACCTGTTCGCGACGACTATGTCGCCTCCTCAGCCAATGCACGCCCTAGAGCCGAAAAGATGCACAACGTGGAAGCAGGCTATCGCTTACGAACCGAGCATGTAAACATCGGCGCCAATGCTTACGGAATGTTCTACAAGGATCAGTTGGTATTGACCGGCGAAATAAATGATGTAGGAGGCTCCATTCGGGAGAATGTGCCGGACAGTTACCGTATAGGCCTTGAACTGGATGCTGCTTGGAAAATATCCCAGCAATTTCTATGGAAAGCTACGGCAGGCTTAAGCGAGAACAAGATTAAAAATTACACGGAATACTTAAGTGTTCTTGATGAAAACTGGGAAGCAACATCGGCTCCGCAGGTAGAAAAGCAATACCGATCAACAAATATTTCCTTCTCACCATCGGTCATCCTCTCGAATGAATTTTCGTATCGGCCGATAGCGCCATTGGAACTCGCGCTTGCCAGCAAGTATGTATCTAGACAATATCTAGACAACACCAGTTCCGTGGATCGTAGTGTTGCCCCATTCTTTGTCAATAATCTACGTCTACGTTATGGATTTTCGCTTTTAGGCATCCAACAAATCGATGCCAACCTCGCTGTTAACAATATTTTCAACGAAAAATATGAATCCCATGGATATACCTATGGCGGTATCTCCGAGGCTGATGGATCACGACTATTTGGAAACGCCTATTACCCACAGGCCGAAACGAACATTTTATTCGGCTTAAACATCAGATTTTAG
- the porL gene encoding type IX secretion system motor protein PorL/GldL, translated as MAKKRKFKLGINTLINWGATVVIIGLMFKILHFKGGEWMIGIGLAVEALLFFIMGFMQSEPEPDWTRVYPELDEDFRGELPQRSTALPALAQPLAVGNTAALDKLLQDARIDENLIGNLGDGLRTFGDKVASIGKVADTAAATNQFADKLNAASTGAAQLSHAFERAAADLQTFNDSSADMQQFKEQVSTFNKNLSSLNAIYGNMLSAMNTNRA; from the coding sequence ATGGCAAAGAAAAGAAAATTTAAACTGGGTATCAACACGTTGATCAACTGGGGAGCAACGGTGGTGATTATAGGGTTGATGTTTAAAATTCTTCATTTCAAGGGAGGAGAGTGGATGATCGGAATCGGCCTTGCCGTAGAAGCATTGCTATTCTTTATCATGGGCTTTATGCAATCTGAACCAGAACCTGATTGGACAAGGGTTTATCCGGAGTTGGATGAGGATTTTCGCGGCGAATTGCCACAACGCTCGACTGCATTGCCTGCCTTGGCGCAACCCCTGGCGGTCGGTAATACTGCCGCGCTGGACAAACTATTGCAGGATGCTAGAATTGATGAAAATTTAATCGGTAATCTTGGTGACGGACTGCGTACTTTCGGTGATAAAGTCGCGTCGATAGGTAAGGTGGCTGATACGGCCGCTGCAACGAATCAGTTTGCTGATAAACTGAATGCCGCCTCCACGGGCGCAGCGCAGCTAAGCCATGCTTTCGAGCGTGCTGCAGCTGATTTGCAGACGTTCAATGATTCTTCCGCAGATATGCAACAATTTAAGGAACAAGTAAGCACGTTCAACAAAAACCTGAGTTCGCTGAATGCGATCTATGGTAACATGTTGTCGGCGATGAATACCAATCGCGCGTAG
- a CDS encoding amidohydrolase family protein — MRYISASMVVPVVGNFLKNGVVAIDESGVITGVYEQNDVRILQKEKEIYDGVLIPGFVNAHCHIELSHMLGKTKKGTGLPKFLSDIIKMRTSPEKEIMEAIAQADKQMWDNGIQAVGDHVNTAFSAEVKANSGITYHTFVEIMALTKEDIQPRIDKARDIEFYFNANHASITAHAPYSCSKELFKAFRKAVNEDNIFSIHNQESDEENKLFRYREGGFLDFYKEMGFNAEGFRAQARNSVQSYLPHLPKNNRLILVHNTFTSLKDIDFVNRQGRDVYYCVCPKANLYIEEKLPKILNFLPDTHAMVIGTDSLASNDTLDILDEMKVLVRYFEHLDFMQILAWATLNGAKALGLEGALGSIQVGKRPGLILLEGMNNLRLHDRVTLKRIA; from the coding sequence ATGAGGTATATTTCAGCGAGTATGGTGGTTCCCGTAGTGGGCAACTTTTTGAAGAACGGGGTGGTGGCGATCGATGAATCGGGCGTCATAACTGGCGTTTACGAACAAAATGACGTGCGTATTCTTCAAAAAGAGAAAGAAATTTACGACGGTGTACTGATACCGGGTTTCGTCAATGCGCATTGCCATATCGAATTGTCGCATATGTTAGGCAAAACAAAGAAGGGAACGGGTCTTCCCAAATTTCTGTCCGACATTATTAAGATGCGTACATCGCCTGAAAAGGAAATAATGGAAGCTATCGCGCAAGCCGACAAGCAAATGTGGGATAACGGAATACAGGCCGTGGGAGATCACGTTAATACGGCGTTTTCAGCGGAGGTGAAAGCCAACAGTGGCATTACTTACCACACTTTCGTGGAAATTATGGCACTGACAAAAGAGGATATACAACCTCGTATCGACAAGGCAAGAGATATCGAGTTTTATTTCAATGCCAATCACGCGTCGATAACAGCGCATGCGCCCTATTCGTGTTCGAAAGAATTATTCAAGGCATTTCGCAAAGCGGTGAATGAAGATAATATCTTTAGTATACACAATCAGGAGAGTGACGAGGAGAATAAGCTTTTCAGGTATCGCGAGGGTGGATTTCTTGATTTTTACAAAGAAATGGGCTTCAACGCGGAGGGCTTTAGAGCGCAAGCCCGTAATTCGGTGCAGTCGTATCTTCCGCATTTGCCAAAAAATAATAGACTTATCTTAGTGCATAATACCTTTACCTCGTTGAAGGATATTGATTTTGTCAATCGACAGGGGAGGGATGTGTATTACTGTGTCTGTCCAAAGGCGAATCTTTATATCGAGGAAAAATTGCCAAAGATACTGAACTTCCTCCCAGATACCCATGCGATGGTCATCGGTACCGACAGTTTGGCCTCTAACGACACGCTCGATATTTTGGATGAAATGAAAGTTTTGGTTCGTTATTTCGAACATTTAGATTTTATGCAGATTTTGGCTTGGGCGACCTTGAATGGTGCAAAAGCGCTGGGGCTTGAAGGTGCTCTTGGTTCTATTCAGGTGGGCAAACGGCCAGGACTCATCCTACTCGAAGGTATGAACAATCTGCGTTTGCATGATCGGGTGACACTGAAAAGAATCGCTTAG
- a CDS encoding uroporphyrinogen-III synthase, producing the protein MQVDVARAKKVKSILVTLPKPENDKSPYFNLADKYNLKLDFRGFIHVEGVPARDVRKDKVNFSDFSAVIFTSKNAVDHFFRVCEEMRYEVSAEMKYFCISETIALYLQKYIQYRKRKIFFGKQTAKDLEEVLKKHSKEKFLFPCSDVANEETQKWLQDNGYNFTPAVLFRTVISDIKDLEDVFYDVIVFFSPSSVQSLYENFPDFKQNNTRIAAFGATTQQELLKHDLILDIPAPTPEAPSMTMAVEQYIKQVNK; encoded by the coding sequence ATGCAAGTAGATGTAGCAAGAGCTAAGAAGGTAAAGAGCATTTTAGTTACGTTGCCAAAACCTGAAAATGACAAGTCTCCTTATTTTAACTTGGCGGATAAATATAACCTGAAACTAGATTTTAGAGGGTTTATCCACGTGGAAGGCGTTCCTGCTAGGGACGTTCGTAAGGACAAGGTGAACTTTTCTGATTTTTCTGCCGTGATTTTTACCAGTAAAAATGCCGTTGACCATTTCTTTCGCGTGTGTGAGGAAATGCGCTATGAGGTGTCTGCCGAAATGAAGTATTTCTGTATCTCGGAAACCATTGCCCTGTACCTTCAAAAATATATTCAATACCGTAAACGCAAGATTTTCTTTGGTAAGCAAACTGCCAAAGATCTCGAAGAGGTGCTGAAGAAACATAGCAAAGAAAAATTTCTGTTTCCTTGTTCTGATGTGGCTAATGAAGAAACCCAAAAATGGTTACAGGACAATGGCTATAACTTTACGCCGGCCGTTCTTTTTCGTACGGTAATCAGTGATATCAAAGATTTGGAAGATGTCTTTTATGACGTAATTGTGTTCTTCAGTCCGTCAAGTGTGCAGTCTTTGTACGAAAACTTCCCTGACTTTAAACAAAACAATACGCGCATCGCTGCTTTTGGAGCAACTACCCAGCAAGAGTTGTTGAAGCATGATTTGATCCTTGATATTCCCGCACCAACGCCGGAAGCTCCCAGTATGACGATGGCCGTTGAGCAATACATCAAGCAAGTGAATAAGTAA